A window from Haloarchaeobius amylolyticus encodes these proteins:
- a CDS encoding ParA family protein — protein MSTPRAVSVALQKGGVGKTTIAINLAERLANRGHDVLLVDLDQQGNATEGVGLADAYTAETHIGDVLVDDGDATLGDIIRTTDTLDVLPANEDLDGVENTIRSATFGELWIRNKIIEPLLGDEYDYIVIDSPPNLGPLSDASLIASQHVIVPLRMSEPSVSGFERMFKQQIVPIRQEIDLDILAIVPNATSGTNEEKRIITDLEESQFGEFLPTFGRSAHFDDPESPGPGIRERIAFRRSWREGLPLAEYDPENDMLGRLDELAGVVEDGGVADA, from the coding sequence ATGAGCACACCACGCGCGGTAAGCGTCGCCCTACAGAAAGGCGGCGTCGGGAAGACGACGATAGCCATCAACCTCGCGGAGCGACTCGCGAACCGGGGGCACGACGTCCTGCTCGTCGACCTCGACCAGCAGGGGAACGCGACGGAAGGCGTCGGACTGGCAGACGCCTACACCGCGGAGACCCACATCGGGGACGTCCTCGTCGACGATGGCGATGCCACCCTGGGTGACATCATCCGGACGACGGACACCCTCGACGTGTTGCCCGCGAACGAGGACCTCGACGGGGTCGAGAACACCATCCGGAGTGCGACCTTCGGCGAGCTCTGGATCCGGAACAAGATAATCGAACCACTGCTCGGTGACGAGTACGACTACATCGTCATCGACTCGCCCCCGAACCTCGGGCCGCTCTCGGACGCCTCGCTCATCGCGAGCCAGCACGTCATCGTCCCGCTCCGGATGAGCGAACCGAGCGTGAGTGGGTTCGAGCGCATGTTCAAACAGCAGATCGTCCCCATCCGCCAGGAGATCGACCTCGACATCCTCGCCATCGTCCCGAACGCGACGTCCGGGACCAACGAGGAGAAGCGCATCATCACCGACCTGGAGGAGTCCCAGTTCGGCGAGTTCCTCCCCACGTTCGGCCGGTCTGCACACTTCGACGACCCCGAATCCCCGGGGCCGGGCATCCGCGAACGCATCGCGTTCCGGCGCTCCTGGCGCGAGGGGCTCCCCCTCGCGGAGTACGACCCCGAGAACGACATGCTCGGGCGGCTGGACGAACTGGCCGGTGTCGTCGAGGACGGAGGTGTCGCAGATGCCTGA
- a CDS encoding AAA family ATPase has protein sequence MSEHHARPEPRFDPTREPIEFAPPPTETIAQTPWPEPQRRKWRRRLPAVDETGPVSAAVSTVLISGPVGTGKRRLARAAIGTLHVPYLHVTPGTLASDRDTSAILEDLFEAASRAQPCALLLDGLDRLTSAAEPTTALSIERRLASIAEDPTREVFVFATVSHLDELNTSLRRPGVFDQLWPVHAPNLAHRCAIVRETFEAAGTHTGFSDAVVEETLRGFDRVSAADIRAVARRAMHRAQSREDGDGVVHREDLQRAVNGLRVELEPAYPAEEQSFAMEYADSAYTHDANLRFQYDDEDAEATVFDFGGDETDPSELQERLTKQVSTPDVGYDDVGGLEEAKRELREAIEWPRNHPHLCDQMAIDTARGVLLHGPPGNGKTLLAKAIANETDSSFLSVKGPEVMDKWVGESQKFVAQVFEVASENAPAVVFIDEIDSIATHRGDQGGDTVTDRVVNQLLLELDGLEGLSDVVVVGATNRLDMIDEALLRPGRFGLHLHVPKPDEATRRDIFAVHTRDRPTADAVTLDWLVGNTDDDFSGADVAAVCESAARNAMRRHLDGDANQYTQHTPRITRDDFATAFADREDETDSVGAAFQ, from the coding sequence CTGTCCGAACACCACGCCCGACCGGAGCCGCGATTCGACCCGACACGAGAGCCCATCGAGTTCGCGCCCCCACCGACGGAGACCATCGCACAGACGCCCTGGCCGGAGCCACAGCGCCGGAAGTGGAGGCGGCGCCTGCCCGCAGTCGACGAGACAGGCCCGGTATCTGCAGCGGTCTCGACCGTCCTCATCTCGGGACCGGTCGGGACCGGGAAGCGACGGCTCGCGAGGGCAGCCATCGGGACACTCCACGTCCCCTATCTGCACGTGACACCCGGGACGCTGGCGTCCGACCGCGACACGTCTGCGATCCTCGAGGACCTCTTCGAGGCGGCCAGTCGGGCACAGCCCTGTGCGTTGCTCCTCGACGGCCTCGACAGACTCACCAGCGCCGCCGAGCCGACGACGGCGCTGTCCATCGAACGCCGACTCGCGAGCATCGCCGAGGACCCGACGAGAGAGGTGTTCGTGTTCGCGACCGTCTCCCACCTCGACGAGCTCAACACCTCACTGCGACGACCCGGCGTGTTCGACCAGCTCTGGCCGGTCCACGCGCCGAATCTGGCCCACCGGTGCGCCATCGTCCGCGAGACGTTCGAGGCAGCTGGCACACACACTGGCTTCTCGGACGCAGTGGTCGAGGAGACGTTACGGGGGTTCGACCGCGTCTCCGCGGCCGACATCCGTGCTGTCGCCCGGCGAGCGATGCACCGTGCCCAGTCCCGCGAGGACGGTGACGGGGTCGTCCATCGAGAGGACCTCCAGCGGGCCGTGAACGGCCTGCGGGTCGAACTCGAACCAGCGTACCCGGCCGAGGAGCAGTCCTTCGCCATGGAGTACGCCGACTCGGCGTACACGCACGACGCCAACCTCCGCTTCCAGTACGACGACGAGGACGCGGAGGCGACCGTCTTCGACTTCGGGGGCGACGAGACCGACCCGTCCGAGCTCCAGGAGCGCCTGACCAAGCAGGTGTCGACCCCCGACGTCGGCTACGACGACGTGGGCGGGCTCGAGGAGGCGAAACGGGAACTCCGTGAGGCTATCGAGTGGCCCCGCAACCACCCGCACCTGTGCGACCAGATGGCCATCGACACCGCTCGCGGGGTCCTGTTGCACGGGCCACCCGGGAACGGCAAGACGTTGCTGGCGAAGGCCATCGCGAACGAGACCGACAGTAGCTTCCTCTCGGTGAAGGGCCCCGAGGTGATGGACAAGTGGGTCGGCGAGTCACAGAAGTTCGTCGCACAGGTGTTCGAGGTCGCCAGCGAGAACGCCCCCGCGGTGGTCTTCATCGACGAGATCGACTCCATCGCGACGCATCGCGGCGACCAGGGTGGCGACACCGTTACCGACCGCGTCGTGAACCAGCTCCTGCTCGAACTCGACGGGCTCGAGGGGCTCTCGGACGTGGTCGTCGTCGGGGCGACGAACCGACTGGACATGATCGACGAGGCGCTGTTGCGCCCGGGCCGGTTCGGCCTCCACCTGCACGTCCCGAAACCCGACGAGGCGACTCGCCGCGACATCTTCGCGGTCCATACCCGCGACCGACCGACGGCCGACGCGGTCACGCTGGACTGGCTCGTCGGCAACACGGACGACGACTTCTCGGGCGCCGACGTCGCAGCGGTCTGTGAGAGCGCGGCCAGGAACGCGATGCGGCGCCACCTCGACGGTGACGCCAACCAGTACACCCAGCACACCCCCAGAATCACGCGGGACGACTTCGCCACCGCCTTCGCGGACCGGGAGGACGAGACGGATTCGGTCGGCGCTGCCTTCCAGTAG
- a CDS encoding nicotinate phosphoribosyltransferase: MPPTNFGYVTPENLPLFTDRYELTMLQGYHSQGHDPEATFSLFFRDLPDQRGYAIAAGLEQALHYVDTLAFGERALAHLETEGFSEDFLERLREFSFSGEIRAVPEGTPVFPNEPLLEVTAPIFEAQLLETALINQVSFQTLVATKARRMRDVVDRFGEDQSLVDFGSRRAHGTDAGLKAARTAYLGGFTGTSNDAAGEAFDIPVFGTMAHSWVQSFQTEREAFEAFVAEYGEESTLLVDTYDTVAGARLAVEVAEEHGVPLDGVRLDSGDLVALSKEVADIVGDADIFVSSGMDEFKIRDFLTSGGVAAGFGPGTKLVTSADQSSLDAVYKLVAVEEDGEMAPTMKLSPGKVTYPGAKSVRRVTRDGSPVEDVLGVRDEELPGQELLQPVVEGGRIVADLPTLDESRDVALESVRRFPENVRAIEQSESYPVRVSEGLSTTTDELERELESRVDRE, translated from the coding sequence ATGCCGCCGACGAATTTCGGGTACGTCACGCCCGAGAACCTCCCCCTGTTCACGGACCGGTACGAACTGACGATGCTGCAGGGGTACCACTCGCAGGGCCACGACCCGGAGGCGACGTTCAGCCTCTTCTTCCGGGACTTGCCCGACCAGCGCGGGTACGCCATCGCGGCCGGCCTCGAACAGGCGCTGCACTACGTCGATACCCTGGCGTTCGGCGAGCGTGCCCTCGCACACCTCGAGACCGAGGGCTTCTCCGAGGACTTCCTCGAGCGTCTCCGCGAGTTCTCCTTCTCGGGGGAGATTCGCGCCGTCCCCGAGGGGACGCCGGTGTTCCCGAACGAGCCCCTGCTCGAGGTCACCGCGCCCATCTTCGAGGCGCAGCTCCTCGAGACCGCGCTCATCAACCAGGTCAGTTTCCAGACCCTCGTCGCCACGAAGGCGCGGCGGATGCGCGACGTGGTCGACCGGTTCGGCGAGGACCAGTCGCTGGTCGACTTCGGCTCCCGTCGGGCGCACGGGACGGATGCGGGGCTGAAAGCCGCCAGAACGGCCTACCTCGGTGGGTTCACGGGTACCTCGAACGACGCCGCGGGTGAGGCCTTCGACATCCCGGTGTTCGGGACGATGGCGCACTCGTGGGTGCAGAGCTTCCAGACCGAACGCGAGGCGTTCGAGGCATTCGTCGCCGAGTACGGCGAGGAGAGCACCCTGCTCGTCGATACCTACGACACGGTCGCGGGTGCACGCCTCGCCGTCGAGGTCGCCGAAGAACACGGGGTCCCCCTCGACGGGGTCCGACTGGACTCGGGTGACCTCGTCGCGCTCTCGAAGGAGGTCGCCGACATCGTGGGCGATGCCGATATCTTCGTCTCCTCCGGGATGGACGAGTTCAAGATACGCGACTTCCTGACCAGTGGCGGGGTTGCAGCGGGCTTCGGCCCAGGGACGAAACTCGTCACGAGTGCGGACCAGTCGTCGCTCGATGCCGTGTACAAGCTCGTCGCCGTCGAGGAGGACGGGGAGATGGCGCCCACGATGAAACTCTCCCCCGGGAAGGTCACGTATCCCGGGGCGAAGAGCGTTCGTCGCGTCACCCGTGATGGGTCGCCTGTCGAGGACGTCCTCGGCGTGCGCGATGAAGAACTGCCGGGACAGGAACTGCTCCAGCCCGTGGTCGAAGGTGGTCGCATCGTCGCCGACCTTCCGACGCTCGACGAGAGCCGGGATGTGGCACTCGAATCGGTCCGGCGGTTCCCCGAGAACGTCCGCGCAATCGAGCAATCTGAATCGTATCCCGTCCGTGTCAGCGAGGGGCTCTCGACGACCACCGACGAACTCGAACGAGAACTCGAATCTCGTGTGGATCGCGAGTGA
- a CDS encoding MBL fold metallo-hydrolase produces MPDVRRIPVSTDSSGSPEGGNSAYLLADRGVLIDPGPPGEETWRRLRDGVEDAGLALTDVEHVLVTHWHADHTGAAPRLASEAEATLAMHDRDAPLLGDYRAARQRRLDRDAETLARWGVPQDRTDPLVEFDSRSPLPDTVPVRELADGETVEGVEVVHSPGHTAGHAAFVLDDEGFVGDAVLRTVTPNVGGGDTRQSDPLAAYRETLSRLDARVDTAHPGHGGAFDLSARTAELRAHHRERGVRVLDVLVSEEERGPLTPWDVATDLFGEMRGYHVKFGAGEAFAHLAHLEGNDVVERVGDDPLTFAVAGAVSDAQTAVERAWEQ; encoded by the coding sequence ATGCCCGACGTGCGACGTATCCCGGTGTCGACCGACTCGAGTGGGAGCCCCGAAGGTGGCAACAGCGCCTACCTGCTGGCCGACCGTGGCGTCCTCATCGACCCCGGCCCGCCCGGGGAGGAGACGTGGCGACGCCTCCGCGATGGCGTCGAAGACGCGGGGCTGGCACTCACCGACGTCGAGCACGTGCTGGTCACGCACTGGCACGCCGACCACACCGGGGCAGCTCCACGACTGGCGAGCGAGGCCGAGGCGACCCTCGCGATGCACGACCGCGACGCGCCGTTGCTCGGCGACTACCGCGCGGCCCGCCAGCGCAGACTCGACCGGGACGCAGAGACGCTGGCACGGTGGGGCGTCCCGCAGGACAGAACCGACCCACTGGTCGAGTTCGATTCGCGCTCCCCTCTCCCCGACACCGTCCCGGTTCGCGAACTCGCCGACGGGGAGACGGTCGAGGGCGTCGAGGTGGTCCACTCGCCGGGCCACACCGCGGGCCACGCGGCCTTCGTTCTGGACGACGAGGGATTCGTCGGTGACGCGGTCCTCCGGACCGTGACGCCCAACGTCGGCGGCGGCGACACCAGACAGTCCGACCCACTCGCGGCGTATCGGGAGACGCTCTCCCGATTGGATGCCCGGGTCGACACGGCCCACCCCGGCCACGGCGGGGCGTTCGACCTCTCGGCGCGCACCGCGGAACTGCGCGCTCACCACAGAGAACGCGGCGTACGGGTCCTCGACGTGCTCGTGAGCGAGGAGGAACGCGGCCCGCTGACGCCCTGGGACGTGGCGACCGACCTCTTCGGAGAGATGCGCGGCTACCACGTCAAGTTCGGCGCTGGGGAGGCGTTCGCCCACCTCGCTCACCTCGAAGGGAACGATGTGGTCGAGCGCGTCGGCGACGACCCGCTGACGTTCGCCGTCGCGGGAGCCGTCTCGGACGCGCAAACTGCGGTCGAACGGGCCTGGGAGCAGTAG
- a CDS encoding ABC transporter substrate-binding protein: MREQRSRRRVLRGLGALTVGGATALAGCSTTSEAPETGNGATDTQTGTGTDTPGDGDEGKAGEQTVTDAAGREVTIPGEVDRVVGLGSGALRFVVYAGGVDRVVGVEQLETSDADRPFRPYTLANMQLTELPTVGTRKSPDLERVLQQDPDVVIAGYASKSDANTMQDQLGVPVVSIRPGGLTPDLRDSFFGSLDLLGTVLGTEDRVDDLRTYVEDTLADLQSRADSVDSKPQGYVGYLGRGKHGLTFTQPGYVPFAFGGVANVAADATGSGDGGGGGGGGDGDGGGGGGGGGGGGGGGGGGRKGATRIEIDPETLIKWNPEVLFVDLGTETYEALDAPEYQDVTAIANDDIYAVMPTRDYGTNFGTVIADAYAVGASANPDAYDVDPAAKANELYEQFVGEGVYEGVVDAYGRGYGPMR, from the coding sequence ATGAGGGAACAACGCTCGCGCCGGCGGGTCCTCCGGGGCCTCGGCGCGCTGACCGTGGGTGGGGCGACCGCACTGGCAGGCTGCAGTACGACCTCCGAGGCGCCGGAGACGGGGAACGGCGCGACGGACACGCAGACCGGGACGGGAACCGACACGCCGGGCGACGGCGACGAGGGGAAGGCCGGCGAGCAGACGGTGACCGACGCCGCCGGCAGAGAGGTGACGATTCCGGGCGAGGTCGACCGGGTGGTCGGCCTCGGTTCCGGCGCGCTCCGGTTCGTGGTCTACGCGGGCGGCGTCGACCGGGTGGTCGGCGTCGAGCAACTGGAGACCTCCGATGCGGACCGGCCCTTCCGGCCCTACACGCTGGCGAACATGCAACTCACCGAGTTGCCGACCGTCGGCACCCGGAAGAGTCCGGACCTCGAACGCGTCCTCCAGCAGGACCCCGACGTGGTCATCGCGGGCTACGCGAGCAAGTCCGACGCGAACACGATGCAGGACCAGCTCGGCGTGCCCGTCGTCTCCATCCGGCCGGGCGGGCTGACCCCGGACCTCCGGGACTCCTTCTTCGGGTCGCTCGACCTGCTCGGGACGGTGCTCGGGACCGAGGACCGGGTCGACGACCTCCGGACCTACGTCGAGGACACGCTGGCCGACCTGCAGTCGCGCGCCGATTCGGTCGACTCGAAACCGCAGGGCTACGTCGGCTACCTCGGCCGCGGCAAGCACGGCCTGACGTTCACCCAGCCGGGCTACGTCCCGTTCGCCTTCGGCGGCGTCGCCAACGTGGCCGCTGATGCCACCGGCAGTGGCGATGGTGGCGGTGGTGGCGGTGGTGGCGATGGTGACGGAGGCGGCGGAGGTGGCGGCGGCGGTGGAGGGGGCGGTGGTGGTGGCGGTGGCCGCAAGGGCGCTACCCGCATCGAGATCGACCCCGAGACGCTCATCAAGTGGAACCCGGAGGTGCTGTTCGTCGACCTCGGCACCGAGACGTACGAGGCGCTCGACGCCCCCGAGTACCAAGACGTCACCGCCATCGCGAACGACGACATCTACGCAGTGATGCCGACCCGCGACTACGGGACGAACTTCGGGACCGTCATCGCCGACGCCTACGCCGTCGGCGCGTCCGCCAACCCGGACGCCTACGACGTGGACCCCGCCGCGAAGGCGAACGAGCTCTACGAGCAGTTCGTCGGCGAGGGCGTCTACGAGGGCGTGGTCGACGCGTACGGCCGCGGCTACGGCCCGATGCGCTGA
- a CDS encoding ABC transporter ATP-binding protein, whose translation MIRLESVTVGYDDPVVSDASFTIDRGECVALLGPNGVGKSTLLRTVLGLQDPLSGTITVDKDDVTTLERGAVANRLGYVPQSESGGLPSTVFETVLTGRKPHTSWRPTERDREVVGDVLAQVGITDLAMRSLADLSGGQRQQVRLARALAQEPDGLVLDEPTSSLDLRHQLDVLDHVRALADDGLAVVFALHDLELAVRYADTLVFLADGAVVEVGGPEVVTSDLVSAVYGVEARVVEVDGHTVVIPDSERVTN comes from the coding sequence GTGATACGCCTCGAGTCGGTCACGGTCGGCTACGACGACCCGGTCGTCTCGGACGCCTCGTTCACCATCGACCGCGGCGAGTGCGTCGCCCTGCTCGGGCCGAACGGGGTCGGGAAGTCGACGCTCCTCCGGACCGTCCTCGGTCTGCAGGACCCGCTCTCGGGAACCATCACCGTCGACAAGGACGACGTGACGACGCTGGAACGGGGGGCCGTCGCCAACAGGCTGGGATACGTCCCACAGTCGGAGTCGGGCGGACTCCCGTCGACGGTGTTCGAGACGGTGCTCACGGGCCGAAAGCCCCACACGTCGTGGCGGCCGACCGAGCGTGACCGCGAGGTCGTCGGCGACGTGCTGGCCCAGGTCGGCATCACGGACCTGGCGATGCGCTCGCTCGCGGACCTCTCGGGCGGCCAGCGCCAGCAGGTCCGGCTGGCCCGGGCGCTGGCGCAGGAACCGGACGGGCTCGTCCTCGACGAACCGACGAGCAGTCTGGACCTGCGCCACCAGCTCGACGTGCTCGACCACGTCCGGGCACTGGCCGACGACGGGCTGGCCGTCGTCTTCGCGCTCCACGACCTCGAACTGGCGGTCCGGTACGCCGACACGCTGGTCTTCCTCGCCGACGGGGCGGTCGTGGAGGTCGGTGGGCCGGAGGTCGTCACCAGCGACCTCGTCTCGGCGGTGTACGGCGTCGAGGCGCGGGTGGTCGAGGTGGACGGCCACACCGTCGTCATCCCGGACTCCGAGCGCGTCACCAACTAG
- a CDS encoding FecCD family ABC transporter permease, whose product MTESEVSGTTDTRRGGAETGDHPVGSDAVDAYERHVRQKVLVVGGIVAVLLVLATYALLSGPISIPLRSLPEILLGQTGGRGATVIWNIRLPRIVAAVGAGFGLAVAGTVLQSLLRNPLASPYTLGISQAAAFGAAVSIVVFGAGSATSSSPLDWVPYLTTASAFASALLSTVAILLVARLKRATPETLVLTGIALGAFFAAGTSALEYFATNVQLAALIAWKFGTVSGATWDGNLVLWVVVVAASIYFVRRAWTYEVLDAGDDTARSLGVDVTRVRLVGMIVASLVTAVVVSLFGVIGFVGLVVPHIVRRVIGGDERFLVVASSVAGGALLLASDIVARAIIAPVVLPVGIVTAFVGVPLFLYLIVNGREYW is encoded by the coding sequence GTGACGGAATCCGAGGTTTCGGGCACGACGGACACGCGGCGGGGCGGCGCAGAGACCGGGGACCACCCGGTCGGGAGCGACGCGGTCGACGCCTACGAGCGCCACGTCCGCCAGAAGGTCCTCGTCGTCGGGGGCATCGTCGCGGTGTTGCTGGTGCTCGCGACGTACGCGCTCCTGAGCGGCCCCATCTCCATTCCACTGCGGTCGCTGCCCGAGATTCTGCTCGGGCAGACCGGTGGTCGGGGCGCGACCGTCATCTGGAACATCCGGCTGCCCCGAATCGTCGCCGCTGTCGGGGCGGGGTTCGGCCTCGCGGTCGCCGGGACCGTGCTTCAGAGCCTCCTGCGGAACCCCCTCGCGTCGCCCTACACGCTGGGTATCTCGCAGGCAGCGGCCTTCGGCGCGGCCGTCTCCATCGTCGTGTTCGGCGCCGGCTCTGCGACGAGCAGTTCGCCGCTGGACTGGGTGCCCTACCTGACGACCGCGAGCGCGTTCGCCAGCGCCCTGCTCTCGACGGTCGCCATCCTCCTCGTCGCGCGGCTCAAGCGCGCGACGCCCGAGACGCTGGTGCTCACCGGCATCGCGCTCGGGGCGTTCTTCGCGGCCGGGACCTCCGCGCTGGAGTACTTCGCGACGAACGTCCAGCTCGCTGCCCTCATCGCCTGGAAGTTCGGGACGGTCTCGGGGGCGACGTGGGACGGCAACCTCGTGCTCTGGGTGGTCGTCGTCGCGGCGAGCATCTACTTCGTCCGCCGGGCGTGGACCTACGAGGTGCTCGACGCGGGCGACGACACCGCCAGGTCGCTCGGGGTCGACGTGACCCGGGTCCGGCTCGTGGGGATGATCGTCGCCTCGCTGGTGACCGCGGTCGTCGTCTCGCTGTTCGGCGTCATCGGGTTCGTCGGCCTCGTGGTCCCGCACATCGTGCGGCGGGTCATCGGCGGCGACGAGCGCTTCCTCGTCGTGGCCTCCAGCGTGGCCGGTGGCGCTCTCTTGCTCGCCTCCGACATCGTGGCGCGGGCCATCATCGCGCCGGTCGTGCTCCCAGTCGGTATCGTCACCGCCTTCGTCGGCGTGCCACTGTTCCTGTACCTCATCGTCAACGGGAGGGAATACTGGTGA
- a CDS encoding adenosylcobalamin-dependent ribonucleoside-diphosphate reductase yields MSTLSDPDPVARTVLEKRCLRRDSRGSVVETPGELLDRVASSIASVEAQYGNDPAVVADEFAGMLDALEFLPNSPVLMNAGTGSGQLAACFVLPVEDSLESIFTAVKDAALIHQSGGGTGFSFSNIRPQGDVVQETGGVASGPVSFVRIFDVATEQVKQGGRRRGANMGVLASWHPDVEQFVTAKTEEGSLRNFNLSVGTDQRFWDAIETGEPYDLVNPRTGATVERVDPGDLLDDIATAAWAAGDPGLVFLDTVNAANPTPELGRIEATNPCGETPLLPYEACVLGSVNLARMTHDGAVDWDRLERTVRLGVRFLDDTIDACEFPLPQITEVVTRNRKIGLGVMGFSDLLVDLGVPYDSEAAVTMAEDLMEFVSEAAWDASATLADERGEFPNFSRSTLDRPVRNATTTAIAPTGTISLIAGCTSGIEPIYAVAYEKHVLGGLDLVDDQFVRRTRERGLDTDDLLEAVRGRTSIQDVAAVPADVRELFQTAHDVPATRHLEIQAAFQRHTDNAVSKTVNLPEEATAADVRAIYEQARQLGVKGVTVFRSGSRREQVLGGDPLKEECVSECVEFA; encoded by the coding sequence GTGTCGACACTCAGTGACCCGGACCCGGTGGCCCGGACCGTCCTCGAGAAGCGGTGTCTCCGGCGCGATTCGCGTGGCAGCGTCGTCGAGACACCCGGCGAACTCCTCGACCGCGTCGCGAGCAGCATCGCGAGCGTGGAGGCGCAGTACGGGAACGACCCTGCGGTCGTCGCCGACGAGTTCGCTGGCATGCTCGACGCACTCGAGTTCTTGCCGAACTCGCCGGTCCTGATGAACGCGGGCACCGGAAGCGGTCAGCTCGCGGCCTGTTTCGTCCTCCCGGTCGAGGACTCGCTGGAGTCCATCTTCACTGCGGTCAAGGACGCTGCGCTCATCCACCAGAGCGGCGGCGGCACCGGGTTCTCGTTCTCGAACATCCGGCCGCAGGGCGACGTGGTGCAAGAGACCGGTGGCGTGGCCAGCGGCCCGGTGAGCTTCGTCCGCATCTTCGACGTGGCGACCGAGCAGGTGAAACAGGGCGGGCGTCGACGCGGCGCGAACATGGGCGTCCTCGCGTCGTGGCACCCCGACGTCGAGCAGTTCGTGACCGCGAAGACCGAGGAGGGCAGCCTCCGGAACTTCAACCTCTCCGTCGGCACGGACCAGCGCTTCTGGGACGCCATCGAGACCGGCGAGCCGTACGACCTCGTGAACCCCCGGACCGGGGCGACCGTCGAGCGTGTCGACCCGGGCGACCTGCTCGACGACATCGCCACGGCGGCCTGGGCCGCGGGCGACCCCGGGCTGGTCTTCCTCGACACGGTCAACGCGGCGAACCCGACCCCCGAACTCGGGCGCATCGAGGCGACGAACCCCTGTGGCGAGACGCCACTGCTGCCCTACGAGGCGTGCGTGCTCGGCTCGGTCAACCTCGCGCGGATGACACACGACGGCGCCGTGGACTGGGACCGCCTCGAACGGACGGTCCGGCTCGGAGTGCGGTTCCTCGACGACACCATCGACGCCTGCGAGTTCCCGCTCCCCCAGATCACGGAGGTCGTCACCCGGAACCGGAAGATCGGCCTCGGCGTCATGGGGTTCAGCGACCTGCTCGTCGACCTGGGTGTCCCGTACGACTCGGAAGCGGCGGTCACGATGGCCGAGGACCTGATGGAGTTCGTCTCGGAGGCCGCCTGGGATGCCTCGGCTACTCTCGCCGACGAGCGCGGCGAGTTCCCCAACTTCTCGCGGTCGACCCTGGACCGGCCGGTCCGCAACGCCACGACGACCGCCATCGCACCGACAGGGACCATCTCCCTCATCGCTGGCTGTACCTCGGGTATCGAACCCATCTACGCCGTCGCCTACGAGAAACACGTCCTCGGCGGGCTGGACCTCGTCGACGACCAGTTCGTCAGGCGCACGCGGGAGCGTGGGCTCGACACCGACGACCTCCTCGAAGCGGTGCGGGGGCGGACCTCGATACAGGACGTGGCGGCGGTTCCAGCCGACGTTCGCGAGCTCTTCCAGACCGCCCACGACGTGCCGGCGACCCGTCACCTCGAGATACAGGCTGCCTTCCAGCGCCACACCGACAACGCGGTCAGCAAGACAGTGAACCTGCCCGAGGAGGCCACGGCTGCCGACGTCCGGGCCATCTACGAGCAGGCCCGCCAGCTCGGCGTGAAAGGCGTCACCGTCTTCCGGAGTGGCTCGCGGCGCGAGCAGGTGCTCGGCGGCGACCCGCTGAAGGAGGAGTGCGTCTCCGAGTGCGTCGAGTTCGCGTGA
- a CDS encoding phosphotransferase family protein — translation MDTQLESVLAAAFPDRTVDEVGGTGPSWNERNRTVHVEFADAPPVFVKYATDGSPTRITRERAAMTYVGANTAVPVATVVASDIDHEVPYLATRPMAGENYLKAWMDGDEAAHEALVRDLGETLARIHSLRFHEHGLLCGGDETTLDLDVDPWSEVLVATIEDSRDLAPSDRFDHYFDEVIAKVRANAALLDDAPAALLHGDPAKPNCYCTESGLGMLDWEIAHVGDPARDLYRARAQQLDSFWVETPEDLVTALYDGYREQAGGLPDGYHEREPIYRAVWLLGTAGFYENMSEFADEPAEEFAEMVDAEMQRRLADI, via the coding sequence ATGGACACACAACTCGAATCGGTCCTCGCCGCCGCGTTCCCGGACCGGACCGTCGACGAGGTCGGTGGGACGGGCCCCTCCTGGAACGAGCGGAACCGGACCGTCCACGTCGAGTTCGCGGACGCACCACCGGTGTTCGTGAAGTACGCGACCGACGGGAGCCCCACGCGAATCACCCGTGAACGGGCAGCCATGACCTACGTCGGGGCGAACACGGCGGTCCCCGTCGCGACGGTCGTGGCCAGTGACATCGACCACGAAGTACCATATCTGGCGACGCGACCGATGGCCGGCGAGAACTACCTCAAGGCGTGGATGGACGGCGACGAGGCAGCCCACGAGGCGCTTGTCCGGGACCTCGGCGAGACCCTCGCCCGCATCCACTCGCTCCGCTTCCACGAGCACGGACTCCTCTGCGGGGGCGACGAGACCACGCTCGACCTCGACGTCGACCCCTGGAGCGAGGTACTGGTCGCGACCATCGAGGACTCCCGTGACCTCGCCCCCTCCGACCGGTTCGACCACTACTTCGACGAGGTCATCGCGAAGGTCCGGGCGAACGCGGCCCTGCTGGACGACGCACCCGCCGCCCTGCTCCACGGTGACCCCGCGAAGCCGAACTGCTACTGCACCGAGTCCGGCCTCGGCATGCTCGACTGGGAGATCGCCCACGTCGGCGACCCGGCACGCGACCTCTACCGCGCCCGGGCACAGCAACTCGACTCGTTCTGGGTGGAGACGCCGGAAGACCTCGTCACGGCGCTCTACGACGGCTACCGCGAACAGGCGGGCGGTCTCCCGGACGGCTACCACGAGCGTGAGCCGATATACCGGGCGGTCTGGCTGCTCGGCACCGCCGGGTTCTACGAGAACATGTCCGAGTTCGCCGACGAACCAGCAGAGGAGTTCGCCGAGATGGTCGACGCGGAGATGCAGCGGCGGCTGGCCGACATCTGA